A single Criblamydia sequanensis CRIB-18 DNA region contains:
- a CDS encoding acyl-CoA carboxylase subunit beta, with protein MAQKTKDPFMESPSLFTLSEEISIQESILREGGGKKGKERQSRLGRLTVRERLEILLDHPDAFFELGIWAGYKMYPEYGELPAAGVVTGIGEVCGRNVMVIANDATVKAGAFFPQSVKKLLRAQKIAFDCRLPIIYLVDSSGVFLPLQDEIFPDEDDFGRIFRNNAVLSASGIPQFSAIMGNCIAGGGYLPVLCDKLLMTEGSGLYLAGPALVKAAIGQIVDPEELGGAKMHAEISGTVDFLEKDDSSCLLRLRSLIDLLPTDPEPLRQMSFEVEHYPYTLYDLVGGENQKTYDTRNLLSCIIDRGSMQEYKAQYGPTIVTAFCKINGNPVGIVANQKKHGLTGKGEIELGGVLYAESADKAARFILDCNQMKLPLIFIQDVVGFMVGKEAEQTGIIRSGAKLVNAVSNSIVPKITLIVGNSFGAGNYALCGKAYDPNFIFAWPNAKYAVMGSEQAAETLIEVRKKSKERENEILSSDEIQKIYEELKNSYIEQMDIRYGAARGWIDKIIAPHATRDALTKALMLVKRAPLTNKSFHTGVFQV; from the coding sequence ATGGCGCAAAAGACAAAAGATCCCTTTATGGAATCTCCTTCCCTATTCACTTTGTCAGAAGAAATTTCCATTCAAGAATCTATTCTAAGGGAGGGCGGTGGAAAAAAAGGAAAGGAAAGGCAAAGCAGGCTTGGAAGATTAACCGTTCGTGAACGTCTTGAAATTCTTCTAGACCATCCTGACGCCTTTTTTGAGCTTGGAATATGGGCCGGCTATAAAATGTACCCCGAATATGGAGAGCTTCCGGCAGCAGGGGTTGTCACAGGCATTGGAGAAGTTTGCGGAAGAAATGTCATGGTGATTGCAAATGATGCAACCGTTAAAGCCGGCGCTTTTTTTCCCCAATCGGTTAAAAAGTTGCTTCGCGCACAAAAAATTGCTTTTGATTGCAGACTCCCTATTATCTATCTTGTCGATTCCTCCGGCGTATTTCTGCCTTTGCAAGATGAGATATTCCCGGATGAGGATGACTTTGGAAGAATTTTTAGAAATAATGCTGTCCTTTCAGCCTCAGGCATCCCTCAATTTTCTGCCATAATGGGTAATTGCATCGCAGGGGGGGGCTACCTTCCTGTCCTTTGCGACAAGCTTCTCATGACAGAAGGAAGCGGTCTTTATCTTGCTGGACCGGCTCTTGTAAAAGCTGCCATCGGGCAAATTGTGGATCCGGAAGAGCTTGGCGGCGCAAAAATGCATGCGGAAATAAGCGGTACGGTAGACTTTCTTGAAAAAGACGACTCTTCTTGTCTTTTACGTCTTAGATCTCTTATAGATCTTTTGCCAACGGACCCGGAACCGCTTAGACAAATGTCTTTTGAAGTGGAGCACTACCCTTATACCTTATACGACCTTGTCGGGGGTGAAAACCAAAAAACCTATGATACAAGAAATTTGCTATCTTGCATCATTGATAGAGGCTCCATGCAAGAGTATAAAGCACAATATGGCCCAACTATTGTGACAGCTTTTTGTAAGATAAATGGCAACCCCGTGGGCATTGTCGCCAATCAAAAAAAACATGGCCTGACAGGAAAAGGCGAAATTGAACTTGGAGGTGTTCTCTATGCTGAGAGCGCAGACAAAGCCGCACGTTTTATTTTAGACTGCAATCAAATGAAATTGCCTTTAATTTTTATCCAAGATGTCGTTGGCTTTATGGTCGGTAAAGAAGCTGAGCAGACAGGAATAATTAGAAGCGGGGCGAAGCTTGTGAACGCAGTAAGCAACTCTATTGTACCAAAAATTACTTTGATTGTCGGAAACTCTTTTGGAGCCGGCAATTATGCTCTTTGCGGAAAAGCATACGATCCTAACTTTATTTTTGCATGGCCAAATGCCAAATACGCTGTAATGGGCTCAGAACAAGCTGCTGAAACCCTTATAGAAGTAAGAAAGAAAAGCAAAGAAAGAGAGAATGAAATATTAAGCTCGGATGAAATACAGAAAATTTACGAAGAGTTAAAAAATAGCTATATCGAGCAGATGGACATCCGTTATGGGGCCGCAAGAGGTTGGATTGACAAAATTATAGCCCCTCATGCCACAAGGGATGCCTTAACTAAGGCCTTAATGCTTGTAAAAAGAGCGCCCTTAACGAATAAATCCTTTCATACAGGTGTCTTCCAGGTATAA
- a CDS encoding enoyl-CoA hydratase/isomerase family protein, with the protein MSDALVEKKVINENIVALTLNRSSKRNALNINLLEELHGHLADEYVQNFRILFLSAEGPIFSSGLDLDEATDETKIEKSAALLNKVYLSLYKRKQITVSLLQGSAFAGGLGLALATDFIIAEEHCLFGFPETKRGLIPAQILPLLTKLIAPNYVKELLLLGENISANKAKQIGLIFDVAKGQELYQSGLALSKMILKSAPIALSSTKALIQEESGDIPKKLENSLKDHVAMRKSEEAKEGFRAFIEKRPPNWESLLT; encoded by the coding sequence ATGAGTGATGCATTAGTAGAAAAAAAAGTAATTAATGAAAATATAGTAGCTCTTACCTTAAATCGGTCAAGCAAACGAAACGCTTTAAATATTAATCTTTTAGAAGAACTTCATGGACATCTTGCGGATGAGTACGTTCAAAACTTCCGAATCCTTTTTTTATCAGCCGAAGGTCCCATTTTTTCAAGCGGTTTGGATCTTGATGAAGCAACCGATGAGACAAAAATAGAAAAGTCAGCCGCGCTTTTAAACAAGGTGTATCTATCCCTCTATAAACGAAAGCAAATTACAGTTTCTCTATTGCAAGGATCTGCTTTTGCAGGGGGGCTCGGCCTTGCTTTAGCAACTGACTTTATTATTGCAGAAGAGCACTGTCTCTTTGGATTTCCTGAAACAAAGCGCGGTCTTATTCCGGCTCAAATACTGCCTTTATTAACTAAGTTGATTGCTCCAAATTACGTAAAAGAGCTTTTACTTCTCGGAGAAAACATATCAGCAAATAAGGCAAAGCAAATAGGTCTTATTTTTGATGTCGCAAAAGGCCAAGAGCTCTATCAAAGCGGCCTTGCTTTATCTAAAATGATATTGAAAAGCGCTCCAATTGCTTTATCCTCAACCAAAGCGCTTATTCAAGAGGAAAGCGGCGATATTCCAAAAAAGCTTGAAAACAGTCTAAAGGATCATGTAGCCATGCGAAAAAGCGAAGAAGCAAAAGAAGGGTTTAGAGCGTTTATAGAAAAACGCCCCCCCAATTGGGAAAGCTTGCTAACTTGA
- a CDS encoding dihydrolipoamide acetyltransferase family protein, translating into MIKTINLPDIGEGVVEGEVISWLKKVGDKVLQDEPVVTVMTDKATVELPSPYPGFLSKIFVEEGAIAIKGKPLYSIETAETPDSEFKEQETLKNAPKEKVQVAKDEPKVYASQEGTLKATPDVRQIAKELGIDLREIQGTGKEERITLDDLKNHLQKKRKNQDISSSKLSDDKLVPLHGIPRLMAEKMALSKREAPHFSYFEQIDATRLCQLKDNFKKAGSKENIHITFMPFIIKAVSLCLNLFPNVNSTLDMETKTLRVHKHHNIGIAISTDQGLLVPVLKNVETLSLEKIIRSYDELIKKAKANKLEPSDLKESTVTISNFGSFGGSGRWATPVINYPEVAILALAKIQKQPMIKQDTIVIREALNISWSFDHRVVDGFLAAHFSSAFRNYLENPAQLI; encoded by the coding sequence ATGATAAAAACAATTAATCTTCCTGATATTGGAGAGGGTGTGGTTGAAGGAGAAGTCATCTCCTGGCTAAAAAAAGTTGGAGATAAAGTTCTTCAAGATGAACCTGTCGTTACTGTTATGACAGATAAAGCTACGGTTGAATTGCCCTCTCCTTACCCTGGATTTCTTTCCAAAATTTTTGTCGAGGAAGGTGCTATCGCGATTAAGGGTAAGCCTCTCTACAGCATCGAAACAGCTGAAACCCCGGATAGTGAGTTTAAAGAACAAGAAACTTTAAAAAATGCTCCAAAAGAAAAAGTTCAGGTTGCTAAAGATGAACCTAAGGTTTATGCAAGCCAAGAAGGGACTCTTAAAGCAACTCCCGATGTCAGACAAATTGCTAAAGAGCTTGGCATCGATTTAAGGGAAATTCAAGGAACCGGAAAAGAAGAACGCATCACCCTCGACGATTTAAAAAATCATCTCCAGAAAAAGAGAAAGAACCAGGATATATCCTCCTCTAAACTTTCAGATGACAAGCTTGTCCCTCTTCACGGCATCCCAAGACTGATGGCTGAAAAGATGGCTCTTTCAAAAAGAGAAGCCCCTCATTTTTCTTACTTTGAACAAATCGATGCGACAAGACTTTGTCAATTAAAGGATAATTTTAAAAAAGCAGGCTCCAAAGAAAATATCCACATCACCTTTATGCCCTTTATTATAAAAGCAGTCTCTCTATGTTTAAATCTTTTCCCGAATGTCAATAGCACCCTTGATATGGAAACTAAAACATTGAGGGTTCATAAACACCACAACATCGGTATCGCTATATCTACTGACCAAGGTTTGCTTGTTCCTGTTTTGAAAAATGTTGAAACTTTAAGCTTGGAAAAAATTATTCGCTCCTACGATGAGCTTATAAAAAAGGCGAAAGCCAATAAGCTTGAACCCTCTGATTTAAAAGAGTCGACGGTGACTATCAGCAATTTTGGCTCTTTCGGTGGAAGCGGCAGATGGGCAACTCCTGTAATCAATTACCCGGAAGTTGCCATCTTGGCTCTTGCAAAAATTCAAAAACAGCCCATGATTAAACAAGATACTATTGTAATACGAGAGGCTCTAAATATTTCCTGGAGCTTTGATCATAGAGTTGTGGATGGCTTTTTAGCTGCCCATTTTTCTTCAGCTTTTAGAAACTATCTCGAAAATCCGGCTCAGCTAATTTAA
- a CDS encoding alpha-ketoacid dehydrogenase subunit beta, producing the protein MAELNIIQALNETLHQEFEREKKLLTFGEDAGYFGGVFRVTEGLQKAFGEERCFNTPLSEQGIIGFAIGVAQKGLIPIAEIQFADYIFPAYDQIVNELAKMRYRTANQYSSHVIIRTPYGGGIHGGHYHSQSPEAQFLHTPGLNVVFVSGPYDAKGLLTTAIESNDPVLFFEPKRLYRALKQEVPSERYTIPFGKAELARVGKDITLIGWGAEHHENMKAANELYNEKNIEVEVLNLRTLNPLDIDSIVASVIKTGRVVVSHEAPLTAGFGAELSALIHENCFIYLKAPCKRCCGWDTPFPHTLEKEYLPGSDRIKQALIETLEF; encoded by the coding sequence ATGGCGGAACTAAATATTATCCAAGCTTTAAATGAAACGCTTCACCAAGAATTTGAAAGAGAAAAAAAGCTTTTGACTTTTGGGGAAGATGCCGGCTACTTTGGCGGTGTTTTTCGTGTTACTGAAGGTTTGCAAAAAGCTTTTGGAGAAGAGAGATGCTTTAACACCCCTCTTTCAGAGCAAGGCATTATCGGGTTTGCCATAGGGGTTGCTCAAAAAGGCTTAATTCCGATTGCTGAAATACAATTTGCCGATTACATCTTTCCGGCTTACGATCAGATCGTTAACGAACTTGCTAAAATGCGGTATCGAACTGCCAATCAGTATTCAAGCCATGTCATTATCAGAACGCCCTATGGCGGAGGGATTCATGGAGGGCATTATCACTCTCAGTCGCCTGAAGCGCAGTTTCTTCATACGCCGGGGCTAAATGTCGTTTTTGTATCGGGTCCTTATGATGCCAAAGGGTTATTGACAACCGCCATTGAATCGAATGACCCTGTCTTATTTTTTGAACCTAAACGGTTATATCGAGCCTTGAAACAAGAAGTCCCAAGCGAGCGTTATACTATCCCTTTTGGAAAAGCCGAACTTGCCCGCGTTGGAAAAGATATTACCTTGATTGGCTGGGGAGCTGAACACCACGAAAATATGAAGGCCGCAAACGAATTATATAATGAAAAAAATATTGAAGTGGAAGTTCTAAACCTAAGAACATTGAACCCCCTGGATATAGACTCGATTGTGGCCTCTGTCATTAAAACAGGGCGGGTCGTGGTTTCCCATGAAGCTCCTCTAACTGCCGGGTTTGGAGCTGAACTATCCGCTCTTATCCATGAAAATTGCTTTATTTATTTAAAAGCGCCTTGTAAACGCTGCTGCGGATGGGATACCCCTTTTCCTCACACTTTAGAGAAGGAATACTTGCCGGGAAGCGATCGTATTAAACAAGCTCTCATTGAAACTTTGGAATTTTAA
- a CDS encoding citrate/2-methylcitrate synthase: MTASVDKKKTGGLAGIIAGDSAICLCGAEEESLLYRGYRIEDLAKYASFEETAWLILRGRLPNAKELLAYKEELSRLRDLPVSLKAILEQIPKNANMMDVLRSGCSLMGHFEPEEKIRGEFEIPDRLIACLGSMLLYWYKLHQTGKRINLQTSANSLAGHLLQLILGHPASPEHIRALDTSLILYAEHEFNASTFTVRSITSTMSDFYSAICGGIGALRGPLHGGANESAMELIFRFKNEAEAETGILTMLKNHELVMGFGHRVYTTKDPRSAVIKDWAERLSQEAGDERTFAIAEKIEATMWKEKKLFPNLDFYSALVYRYIGIPIEMYTPMFVMARISGWSAHLIEQRKNNKLIRPLSHYIGPPPQNWLPLERR, encoded by the coding sequence ATGACAGCATCAGTAGATAAGAAAAAAACGGGCGGTCTTGCCGGCATTATAGCCGGGGATTCGGCTATTTGCCTTTGCGGAGCGGAAGAAGAGAGCTTGCTTTACCGCGGCTACCGGATAGAAGATCTTGCTAAATACGCCTCTTTTGAAGAAACGGCATGGCTTATTTTAAGAGGTCGTTTACCGAATGCCAAAGAACTCTTAGCTTATAAAGAAGAACTTTCAAGGCTCAGGGATTTACCTGTTAGTTTAAAAGCTATTTTAGAACAGATTCCAAAAAATGCCAACATGATGGATGTTTTAAGGTCGGGCTGTTCGTTAATGGGCCATTTTGAGCCGGAAGAAAAGATCAGGGGTGAATTTGAAATTCCCGATAGGCTGATTGCCTGTTTAGGTTCTATGCTTCTATATTGGTATAAGCTTCATCAAACGGGAAAGAGAATTAATCTGCAAACGAGCGCGAATAGCCTAGCCGGCCATCTCTTGCAATTAATATTAGGCCATCCTGCAAGCCCGGAACATATAAGAGCTTTAGATACTTCATTAATCCTCTACGCAGAACATGAATTTAATGCCTCTACTTTTACTGTAAGAAGCATTACAAGCACGATGTCAGATTTCTATTCTGCTATATGCGGTGGAATCGGCGCTTTAAGAGGGCCTCTCCATGGAGGAGCTAATGAATCTGCTATGGAACTTATCTTTAGATTTAAAAATGAAGCGGAAGCGGAAACCGGCATTTTAACTATGCTAAAAAACCATGAGCTCGTCATGGGGTTTGGACATCGTGTTTATACGACCAAAGATCCAAGATCCGCTGTTATTAAGGATTGGGCTGAACGCTTAAGCCAAGAAGCCGGTGATGAGAGAACGTTTGCTATTGCTGAAAAAATCGAAGCTACTATGTGGAAGGAAAAGAAACTATTTCCTAATTTGGATTTTTATAGTGCGCTTGTATATCGATACATAGGAATTCCAATAGAGATGTACACACCCATGTTTGTGATGGCAAGAATTTCCGGCTGGTCGGCTCATCTTATTGAACAAAGAAAGAATAATAAACTGATTCGGCCTTTAAGTCATTACATCGGTCCGCCTCCTCAAAATTGGCTTCCGCTTGAGAGGCGTTAA
- a CDS encoding bifunctional 2-methylcitrate dehydratase/aconitate hydratase has product MHPLSEYDSTIKEIASYTAKDHDFSHTALKSVKLALLDAMGCALLANQFKACSKLLGPIVKGTIVPKGSRVIGTKYVLDPVNAAFQNGLLIRWLDYNDTFLAKEWGHPSDNLGALLSLSDFISRSPKRKAAPTVLDLLKAMVKAYEIQGVLALETSYNRVGFDHIALVKVASSALSAFLFGLDESQIAATVSQAFIDVGSLRTYRHAPNTGSRKSWAAGDATSKGVFLAYLVSKGEMGYPKALSSHKFGLSDVLFNGKPITLGRPLGSYIAENILFKVSFPAEFHAQTAVECAIKLHPKIKNRFHDIEKIEIQTQESANRIINKPGPFHNPADRDHSLQYMVAVGLAKGSLLADDYEDEAERNEPLFLELIKKMKVYENKKFSEEYLDPELRSIANSIKITFKSETNPIEEHLDFPLGHKSRREESVPFILNKFKKNTASFYSKNKTGIILDLFEEEEELFRMPVSKFMEYFIH; this is encoded by the coding sequence ATGCATCCATTATCAGAGTATGATAGCACCATAAAAGAAATAGCATCTTATACTGCTAAAGACCATGATTTTAGCCATACAGCATTAAAATCTGTCAAATTAGCGCTTTTAGATGCTATGGGTTGCGCTCTTCTTGCCAATCAATTTAAAGCATGCTCAAAGCTATTAGGTCCTATTGTCAAAGGAACTATTGTTCCGAAAGGCAGCCGTGTGATCGGCACTAAATACGTCCTTGATCCTGTCAACGCTGCTTTTCAAAATGGCCTTTTAATACGATGGCTGGATTATAATGATACTTTTTTAGCAAAAGAATGGGGGCATCCATCCGATAACTTGGGGGCTCTTCTATCTTTATCTGATTTCATTTCAAGATCGCCTAAACGAAAAGCTGCCCCTACGGTATTAGATCTTCTTAAAGCTATGGTCAAAGCTTATGAAATTCAAGGAGTGTTAGCTCTAGAAACAAGTTATAACAGGGTGGGTTTTGACCATATTGCTCTTGTAAAAGTGGCATCTTCTGCGTTATCGGCCTTTCTTTTTGGGCTAGATGAATCTCAAATCGCGGCAACTGTTTCTCAAGCATTTATCGATGTTGGCTCTTTAAGGACTTATAGACATGCGCCGAATACGGGTTCAAGAAAATCTTGGGCCGCCGGAGATGCGACTAGTAAAGGCGTATTTTTAGCCTACCTTGTCTCAAAAGGGGAAATGGGATATCCAAAGGCGCTATCTTCCCACAAATTTGGTCTTTCAGATGTTTTATTTAATGGAAAGCCGATAACCCTAGGACGGCCTTTAGGTTCTTATATCGCAGAGAATATTCTTTTTAAAGTGTCATTTCCAGCGGAGTTTCATGCTCAAACGGCTGTTGAATGCGCTATAAAATTGCATCCCAAAATCAAAAACCGCTTTCACGATATTGAAAAAATAGAGATTCAAACTCAAGAATCAGCCAATCGCATCATCAATAAACCGGGTCCCTTTCATAATCCGGCCGATCGCGATCATAGCTTGCAATATATGGTCGCCGTAGGTCTTGCGAAAGGAAGTCTCCTTGCAGATGATTATGAAGATGAAGCAGAGAGAAATGAACCGCTTTTTTTAGAGTTAATTAAAAAAATGAAAGTTTACGAAAATAAGAAATTCAGCGAAGAATATTTAGACCCCGAGCTTCGCTCGATCGCAAACTCTATAAAAATCACTTTCAAAAGTGAAACTAACCCCATTGAAGAACATCTTGATTTTCCATTGGGGCATAAATCTAGACGGGAAGAGTCGGTTCCTTTTATCCTCAATAAATTTAAAAAAAATACTGCTTCATTTTATTCAAAAAATAAAACCGGCATAATTTTAGATCTTTTTGAAGAAGAGGAAGAACTTTTTAGGATGCCCGTCTCTAAATTTATGGAATATTTCATCCATTAA
- a CDS encoding acyclic terpene utilization AtuA family protein: protein MKTLRIANAQGFWGDDPEAAKNLMLQDKGIDFINLDYLAELSLSIMAIQKKEGKGPGYAADFLEVLVSLAPFWNEGRKFKVITNAGGLNPLGCLEACIEKLKPMLKLPLKIACLTGDDVFNEISQAPKDSFKNLDSGKSIGEVQGKLLFANAYIGAFEMAEAIKKADIIIAGRATDPSLTLAPCIAYFNWNKEDYQKLAGGTLAGHVIECGTQATGGFSTNWLNVPNLEKMGFPIAEIQENGDFIITKAKSTGGAVTVEIIKEQLLYEIDNPYAYQSPDVIVSFKNLRVKEVGLNKVAVYDALGIAPGDKYKVNAGYFDGYRIEASLTINGKDAYIKAKKVGEIILSHLKHKKIELKDSFVEYIGADPFFCKNPKNLGQVTLRIAIKTETEKEAKRFSKEIAPLITSGPQGIIGYASGRAKPRPIYAFWPTLIEKNKVQLKTHIREV from the coding sequence ATGAAGACCTTACGAATTGCAAATGCTCAAGGTTTTTGGGGAGATGATCCGGAAGCGGCTAAAAATCTTATGCTTCAAGATAAGGGTATCGATTTTATAAATTTAGATTATTTAGCTGAACTATCTCTATCCATTATGGCCATCCAGAAAAAAGAAGGTAAGGGGCCCGGGTATGCTGCAGATTTTCTAGAGGTATTAGTTTCGCTTGCCCCTTTTTGGAACGAAGGCAGAAAATTTAAAGTTATCACAAATGCCGGTGGTTTAAACCCTTTGGGTTGTTTAGAAGCTTGTATCGAAAAGTTAAAGCCCATGTTAAAATTGCCTTTAAAAATCGCATGTCTTACAGGCGATGATGTCTTTAATGAAATAAGCCAAGCTCCAAAGGATTCATTTAAAAATCTTGACAGCGGTAAATCTATCGGGGAGGTTCAAGGAAAACTTCTTTTTGCAAATGCATATATAGGAGCTTTTGAGATGGCCGAAGCCATAAAAAAAGCGGATATTATAATTGCCGGGCGTGCGACAGATCCAAGTTTAACACTTGCTCCTTGCATCGCTTATTTTAATTGGAATAAAGAAGATTATCAAAAACTTGCAGGCGGCACGCTCGCAGGACATGTCATTGAATGCGGCACCCAAGCAACAGGCGGGTTTTCAACGAATTGGCTAAATGTCCCGAACCTTGAGAAAATGGGGTTCCCCATCGCTGAAATTCAAGAAAATGGCGATTTTATCATTACTAAAGCAAAATCAACCGGCGGCGCTGTCACAGTTGAAATTATAAAAGAGCAGCTTCTTTATGAAATTGATAACCCTTACGCTTACCAAAGCCCAGATGTCATTGTTTCTTTTAAAAACTTGCGTGTTAAAGAAGTTGGCTTGAATAAAGTCGCTGTATATGATGCCCTTGGAATAGCGCCGGGAGATAAATATAAAGTCAACGCCGGCTACTTTGACGGCTACCGGATTGAGGCTTCTTTAACGATAAATGGAAAAGACGCTTATATAAAGGCTAAAAAAGTAGGCGAAATTATTCTATCACACCTTAAACATAAGAAAATTGAATTAAAGGATAGCTTTGTCGAATACATAGGAGCCGATCCGTTTTTTTGTAAGAATCCCAAAAATTTAGGCCAAGTCACTCTACGAATAGCCATAAAAACCGAAACTGAAAAAGAAGCCAAAAGATTTTCCAAAGAAATAGCTCCTTTAATTACTTCAGGTCCTCAAGGCATTATAGGCTATGCATCCGGAAGGGCAAAGCCAAGGCCTATTTATGCTTTTTGGCCAACCCTTATTGAAAAAAACAAAGTTCAGTTAAAAACCCATATCAGAGAGGTTTAA
- a CDS encoding acyl-CoA thioesterase has product MVFFIARNKVRMHDTDMAGLLYFARQFRFAHDALEDFVTSEGYNFDQVFHHEKFVFVIVHCEADYYAHLKVGDELKVLLACEHIGETSFTIVYRIYNQDENLVGTVKTVHVTLDTATRKKMTIPDKLRASLNKYREDSSS; this is encoded by the coding sequence ATGGTATTTTTTATAGCCCGAAATAAAGTTAGAATGCATGACACCGACATGGCCGGATTACTTTATTTTGCTAGGCAGTTCAGATTTGCTCATGACGCACTTGAAGATTTTGTTACAAGCGAGGGGTATAATTTTGACCAAGTGTTTCATCATGAAAAATTTGTTTTTGTCATTGTTCATTGTGAAGCGGATTATTACGCACACCTAAAAGTCGGTGATGAGTTAAAAGTTTTACTTGCTTGCGAGCATATAGGCGAAACTTCGTTTACAATTGTTTATAGAATATACAATCAAGATGAGAACCTTGTTGGGACGGTAAAGACGGTTCACGTGACTTTAGATACTGCAACACGTAAAAAAATGACTATCCCGGATAAACTAAGAGCCTCTCTCAATAAATATCGAGAGGATAGCTCAAGTTAG
- a CDS encoding thiamine pyrophosphate-dependent dehydrogenase E1 component subunit alpha produces MSEIPTVRFLSNEGDLIKEPNIKPSNEVLIRSYKAMLLTRLVDERMIVLQRQGMISFALSSLGEEACAVASCAALDFNDWLYPQYREAGLLFYRGFSVKDYIHHMFSDGKDIILGRQMPNHFGSKNLNVVTVSSPIGTKIPHAAGAAYGMKILKDKTIAVCYFGEGATSEGDFHAGINFAAVRKVPAIFFCRNNGYAISTPAREQFASDGIAPKGVGYGIPAYKIDGNDFFAIFETVHNARKDCLLGKGPFLIEAMTYRLGAHSTSDDPTRYRSEEEVKKHWEECPLKRLRLYLEKQGLWDKDKEQETKELYLNEINEAIEEAKKTAPPPIESLFEHVYFELPRHLKKQLQECLRFYKKDA; encoded by the coding sequence ATGTCTGAAATCCCAACTGTCCGTTTTTTATCTAATGAGGGAGATCTCATTAAAGAGCCTAATATTAAACCTTCTAACGAAGTTTTGATTAGATCTTATAAGGCGATGCTTTTAACTCGTCTTGTGGATGAACGCATGATCGTTTTGCAAAGACAGGGAATGATTTCCTTTGCTCTAAGCTCTTTAGGTGAAGAAGCATGCGCAGTTGCAAGTTGCGCAGCTCTTGATTTTAACGATTGGCTTTACCCGCAATATCGAGAAGCCGGCCTTTTATTTTATCGAGGGTTCTCTGTAAAAGACTATATTCATCATATGTTCTCTGATGGAAAAGATATTATTCTTGGAAGGCAGATGCCTAATCACTTCGGCTCCAAAAATTTAAATGTAGTCACGGTCTCTTCACCCATTGGAACCAAAATTCCCCATGCTGCGGGAGCAGCCTATGGAATGAAAATCCTTAAAGATAAAACCATCGCTGTCTGTTATTTCGGCGAAGGCGCAACCTCAGAAGGTGATTTTCATGCCGGAATAAACTTTGCCGCCGTTAGAAAAGTTCCGGCCATCTTTTTTTGCAGAAATAATGGCTATGCCATTTCAACCCCTGCAAGAGAACAATTTGCCTCGGACGGAATAGCTCCAAAAGGAGTCGGCTATGGGATACCGGCCTACAAAATCGATGGAAACGATTTTTTTGCAATTTTTGAAACGGTTCATAATGCCAGGAAAGATTGTCTATTGGGGAAAGGCCCTTTTCTTATTGAAGCCATGACCTATAGACTCGGGGCTCATTCAACCTCTGATGATCCCACCCGCTATCGATCCGAAGAAGAAGTAAAAAAACATTGGGAAGAATGCCCTTTGAAGAGACTAAGGCTCTATCTTGAAAAGCAAGGTCTTTGGGATAAAGATAAAGAGCAGGAAACAAAAGAGCTTTACCTTAATGAAATAAATGAAGCTATAGAAGAAGCTAAAAAAACAGCGCCTCCTCCTATTGAATCCTTATTTGAGCATGTCTATTTTGAATTACCAAGGCACTTAAAAAAACAACTTCAGGAATGTCTTAGATTCTATAAAAAGGACGCATAA